The proteins below come from a single Bacteroidota bacterium genomic window:
- a CDS encoding transcription antitermination protein NusB — MLNRRYLRIKVMQALYAFFQSENSDIAKGEQHLTHSINKIYDLYIYLMLLFTEIRDVAESTLNDAKNKRLPTKEDLDPNIKFITNPILQLLEKNLQLKKEAAARKIGWQEDPELIKKIYSAIKQHPIYQNYMLSEDTSFKAHSNFLYDIYAEVIGEFELLRYFFEEKNIHWADDIDYVNSMVVKTIEGFNEKSNENHPLLPLYKEAEDDRKFISDLFRKTIVNDKENAAYISEKTKNWEVERIAVMDVLLMKMAITELTQFSQIPIKVTLNEYIELSKYYSTPKSKIFINGILDKLVADFKRTDKIQKTGRGLME; from the coding sequence ATGCTAAACAGAAGATACTTACGAATAAAGGTAATGCAAGCCTTGTACGCATTTTTTCAGTCGGAAAATAGCGACATTGCAAAAGGAGAACAGCACCTTACCCACAGCATAAATAAAATATACGACCTCTATATTTATTTAATGCTCCTATTTACGGAGATTAGAGATGTTGCGGAAAGCACTCTAAACGATGCTAAAAACAAGCGTTTACCAACCAAAGAAGATTTAGATCCAAACATTAAATTTATTACAAATCCAATACTTCAACTTTTAGAAAAAAACTTGCAACTAAAAAAAGAAGCTGCTGCAAGAAAAATTGGCTGGCAAGAAGACCCAGAGCTTATTAAGAAAATTTATAGTGCAATAAAACAGCATCCAATTTACCAAAACTACATGCTTTCTGAAGACACTAGCTTTAAAGCTCACTCTAATTTCCTGTATGATATTTATGCTGAGGTGATTGGCGAATTTGAATTGTTGCGTTATTTCTTTGAAGAAAAAAACATCCATTGGGCTGATGATATTGACTATGTAAACTCGATGGTGGTAAAAACAATTGAAGGATTTAATGAAAAATCAAACGAAAACCATCCGCTATTACCTTTATATAAAGAAGCCGAAGATGATAGAAAATTTATTTCCGATTTGTTTAGAAAAACAATTGTAAACGACAAAGAAAATGCGGCCTACATATCCGAAAAAACGAAAAATTGGGAAGTTGAACGTATTGCAGTAATGGATGTATTACTCATGAAAATGGCTATTACAGAACTTACACAGTTTTCTCAAATTCCAATAAAAGTAACTCTAAACGAATACATTGAATTATCCAAATACTATAGCACTCCTAAAAGCAAAATATTTATAAACGGTATTTTAGATAAATTAGTGGCGGATTTTAAACGAACAGATAAAATACAAAAAACCGGCAGAGGTTTGATGGAATAG